The Carassius gibelio isolate Cgi1373 ecotype wild population from Czech Republic chromosome B22, carGib1.2-hapl.c, whole genome shotgun sequence genome window below encodes:
- the fetub gene encoding fetuin B, protein MKQCVVLMMAFLCVHGAPVDVLTPGSCKDAVTSSAAAEAMNKINLDRTEGYIFSLDRLTNVHQMKHGETGVVFYLTFDVLETKCHTISKKNWRNCEIRKPEQYPVYGQCKAVMYMNRVHRVTRLYKYSCTVRPVPASKIRERCPDCPVQLPEDHEAVLRTVKMGMEKYNNESAVANYFVPLNITRAFSQRDFGRFYSVEFTIQETVCSSKNNTADVSKCEVMACEFAHKGFCKVSHSVTFPNEEHLSVQCEIFEPEAAEEEKKKHLIGGELDHSHSSTTGSATEQDHDHTKPHTHEHDHEHTSGHDHTHEHGKDLGHSHEHDHAHAHHANAHEHGQDEWEHHHHQYGHKKDETHEHDHEVALDHEHKHRHLHEHEHHHHHHDHENKTTVRRPDGMINVLPPMDKPMTLPSFPDKPAAGPEQPSTLPFHPDPQIPGQREPTIHPFPDTMSPECPAMSNIHNGRLKEIISEDPLFKPTV, encoded by the exons ATGAAGCAGTGTGTGGTACTGATGATGGCCTTCCTGTGCGTCCATGGGGCCCCTGTGGATGTTTTGACCCCCGGTTCTTGCAAAGATGCTGTAACAAGCAGTGCTGCTGCTGAAGCTATGAACAAAATCAATCTGGACCGCACTGAGGGTTACATTTTCAGCCTTGATCGTCTCACCAATGTCCATCAGATGAAGCAT GGAGAGACAGGAGTTGTTTTCTATCTCACATTTGATGTTTTGGAGACCAAGTGTCATACCATCAGCAAGAAAAACTGGAGAAACTGTGAAATCCGAAAACCTGAACAGTACCCA GTCTATGGACAGTGCAAGGCCGTTATGTACATGAACCGAGTTCACAGAGTGACCCGTCTGTATAAGTATAGCTGTACTGTGAGACCAG TGCCTGCCTCCAAAATCAGAGAACGGTGCCCAGATTGCCCTGTACAGCTCCCAGAGGATCATGAAGCAGTCTTGAGGACAGTGAAGATGGGCATGGAGAAATACAATAATGAGAGTGCAGTGGCAAACTACTTTGTTCCTCTAAACATTACAAGAGCTTTCTCTCAG CGTGACTTCGGAAGATTCTACAGTGTGGAGTTCACCATCCAAGAGACGGTCTGCTCTTCCAAAAACAATACTGCTGATGTCTCTAAATGTGAGGTCATGGCATGCGAGTTTGCG CACAAAGGATTCTGCAAAGTCTCTCACTCGGTCACATTCCCCAACGAGGAGCATCTCAGTGTTCAGTGTGAAATCTTTGAACCAGAG GCTGCTGAAGAGGAGAAGAAAAAACACTTGATTGGAGGTGAACTGGACCACAGCCATAGCAGCACAACTGGCTCAGCTACTGAACAAGATCATGACCACACCAAACCCCACACACATGAACATGACCATGAACACACCTCAGGCCACGACCACACACACGAACATGGCAAGGATCTTGGACACTCTCACGAGCACGACCATGCTCACGCCCATCACGCCAATGCCCATGAGCACGGTCAGGATGAGTGGGAGCACCATCACCACCAGTACGGTCACAAAAAGGACGAGACCCATGAACACGACCATGAGGTGGCCCTGGACCACGAGCACAAACACAGACATCTCCACGAGCATGagcatcaccaccaccaccacgaTCATGAGAATAAAACTACAGTTAGGCGTCCTGATGGCATGATCAATGTCCTTCCTCCCATGGATAAGCCCATGACCCTTCCATCCTTCCCTGACAAGCCTGCTGCAGGACCTGAGCAGCCCTCCACCCTCCCGTTCCACCCTGACCCCCAGATACCAGGACAAAGggagcccaccatccatcccttcCCTGACACCATGTCCCCTGAGTGTCCTGCAATGTCCAACATCCACAATGGACGGCTCAAGGAGATCATCAGTGAGGATCCGCTCTTTAAACCCACTGTGTAG